The region GAAGAACGGAGCAGCAAGCCATGACTCAAGCCTTACCCAAACCAATCGCTTTTGAAGACTTTCTAGAGTGGAAACCGGAAACGGGACACTATGAACTACATGATGGGGTGATTATTGAAATGCAGCCAGTAGGAGAACATGAAGAGATTACCGGGTTTTTAGCTTCAGAACTTACTGTAGAGTTTAAGCGATTAAGTCTTCCCTACTTCATACCCAATCAAGCGCTAGTCAAGCCGCTAGAAAAAGAATCAGGTTATTTACCAGATGTGCTGATATTAAATCGGACTAATCTAGCGGCGGAACCGTTATGGAAAAAATCTTCAACTGTTACTCAGGGTGCATCAATTCCCTTAGTAATTGAAGTAGTCAGTACCAATTGGCGGGATGATTATCTGCTCAAAGTTGCGGATTATGAAGAAATTGGTGTTCCGGAATACTGGATTGTCGATTACCTGGGATTAGGCGGTAGGCGATTTATTGGCAATCCTAAGCAACCTACTATTTCGGTTTACTCAATGGTTGAGGGTGAGTACCAGGTGAATCAGTTTAGAGGTAGCGATCGCATTCAGTCACCAGCGTTTCCAGAGTTAAAATTGACTGCTGAACAGATTTTTAGGGTTGGGGTGCTGATTGAACAGCAACAACAAAATGAAAGCTGAGGAAACAGAAGTTTTTGTATTTCCGGCATCTTTTGCCCAGCAGCGATTGTGGTTTCTCGACTAGCTGTTCCCAGGCAATACCTTCTACAATGTAGCGACTGCACTTCGCCTGACGGGTTCGCTCAATACTTCGGCGCTGGAAGAGACGTTCAACGAAATCGTGCGTCGCCATGAAGCCTTACG is a window of Funiculus sociatus GB2-C1 DNA encoding:
- a CDS encoding Uma2 family endonuclease, with product MTQALPKPIAFEDFLEWKPETGHYELHDGVIIEMQPVGEHEEITGFLASELTVEFKRLSLPYFIPNQALVKPLEKESGYLPDVLILNRTNLAAEPLWKKSSTVTQGASIPLVIEVVSTNWRDDYLLKVADYEEIGVPEYWIVDYLGLGGRRFIGNPKQPTISVYSMVEGEYQVNQFRGSDRIQSPAFPELKLTAEQIFRVGVLIEQQQQNES